The following proteins are encoded in a genomic region of Bubalus kerabau isolate K-KA32 ecotype Philippines breed swamp buffalo chromosome 13, PCC_UOA_SB_1v2, whole genome shotgun sequence:
- the LOC129625238 gene encoding trophoblast Kunitz domain protein 1-like, whose protein sequence is MSRLCFSAALLFLLVILVDSTPVYEHHTQDQGLETSHRRGPEKRSIIDVITHVIDGVVKGTKIFHGLKGLADIISNGIQGQVMISGTQLENHTVEEFLTQTLKHAASKPEFCMEPELKGPCKDQMTRYFYNSKTGYCEPFVYGGCEGNKNNFQTLSDCIVTCCPVTVTMCFIPLPTITALFVGVQGGISHNQFSESVMGDGISGFVPQMEMLLPQLNICLGQCQTPFFKVTNMSRLCSSAALLILLGIMLGSIPGGETSNQAQCKSQLISPLQTEGKGVMRSVEDEALDMSVCTRIRNMPSDD, encoded by the exons ATGAGCCGGCTCTGCTTCTCCGcagcccttctcttcctcctggtTATCCTGGTGGACAGCACCCCGGTGTATGAACACCATACCCAGGACCAAG GTCTGGAGACAAGCCATAGAAGGGGACCTGAGAAGCGTTCAATAATAGACGTGATCACCCATGTCATCGACGGTGTCGTTAAAG GTACCAAGATATTTCATGGACTAAAAGGATTGGCTGACATAATCAGTAATGGAATTCAAG GTCAGGTGATGATTTCTGGAACACAACTTGAGAACCATACAGTCGAGGAGTTCCTAACACAAACACTCAAACATG CAGCTTCTAAGCCTGAATTCTGCATGGAGCCTGAATTAAAGGGTCCCTGCAAGGACCAGATGACCAGGTACTTCTACAATTCCAAGACCGGGTACTGCGAGCCATTTGTATATGGCGGCTGTGAAGGGAACAAGAACAACTTCCAGACGTTATCGGACTGCATAGTGACCTGCTGTCCAGTGACTGTGACCATGTG CTTCATCCCCCTCCCTACCATCACTGCTCTCTTTGTGGGTGTCCAAGGTGGAATTTCTCACAACCAGTTCTCAGAATCAGTAATGGGAGATGG AATATCAGGTTTTGTGCCCCAGATGGAGATGCTCCTCCCCCAGCTCAACATCTGCCTGGGCCAGTGCCAG ACGCCCTTCTTCAAAGTCACAAACATGAGTAGACTCTGCTCCTCTGCAGCCCTGCTCATTCTCCTGGGCATCATGCTGGGCAGCATCCCTGGAGGTGAAACAAGCAACCAGGCTCAGTGTAAGTCCCAGCTCATCTCTCCTCTACAGACTGAAGGGAAAGGAG TAATGAGATCAGTGGAGGATGAGGCCTTAGATATGTCTGTGTGCACCAGGATCCGGAACATGCCATCAGATGATTAG